The following proteins are co-located in the Pseudarthrobacter siccitolerans genome:
- a CDS encoding Gfo/Idh/MocA family protein, whose translation MTVLKAAVVGCGDVSAVHLQAISDLPGARLAAVCDTDPARLGAASSAYGVPGFAEHISLIETVRPDVVHIATPHNTHASIAADCLERGVNVIVEKPLAHTLEEGRRLVQAAKASSAKIAVCFQNRYNATSQAMHQMIHSGELGKVVGASATVLWHRNADYYRNRPWRGSWAAGGGGLMMNQAIHTVDLLQWLVGDVVSLAGNSSTRALGDTIEVEDTAEFLAKHANGSRSLFYASLANSINAPITLDIVTEKATLSLRGDLTVTHIDGRREVIAEMKRDPQKEVPTGGRAYWGLSHELLIEDFYTRIGDPEPFWINPDEALKSLVIVKELYRQSYPTRLETVS comes from the coding sequence GTGACCGTGCTGAAAGCGGCTGTTGTCGGATGCGGTGACGTTTCGGCGGTACACCTTCAGGCAATATCAGATCTCCCAGGCGCCCGGCTTGCCGCCGTCTGCGACACAGACCCTGCCAGGCTGGGGGCAGCATCGTCCGCCTATGGCGTCCCAGGATTCGCCGAGCACATCAGCTTGATTGAAACAGTGAGACCTGACGTGGTGCATATTGCCACACCACACAACACACACGCATCCATCGCCGCAGATTGTTTGGAACGGGGCGTGAACGTCATCGTTGAAAAGCCGTTGGCGCACACTCTTGAGGAGGGCCGGCGGTTGGTGCAGGCCGCGAAGGCGAGCAGCGCAAAAATCGCCGTCTGCTTCCAAAACCGCTACAATGCCACCTCTCAGGCCATGCACCAAATGATTCACTCAGGTGAATTGGGCAAGGTGGTAGGGGCATCCGCCACTGTGCTGTGGCATCGCAATGCTGACTATTACCGCAACAGGCCATGGCGCGGCAGTTGGGCGGCCGGCGGCGGCGGGTTGATGATGAACCAGGCTATCCACACCGTAGACCTCCTGCAGTGGCTCGTGGGTGATGTGGTCTCCCTCGCGGGCAACTCATCCACTCGCGCATTGGGTGACACCATCGAGGTGGAGGACACAGCCGAGTTCTTGGCAAAACACGCCAACGGGTCTCGAAGTCTTTTTTACGCGAGCCTCGCGAACTCCATTAATGCGCCCATCACCTTGGACATCGTCACAGAAAAGGCAACCCTGAGCCTCCGCGGCGACCTGACCGTCACGCACATCGATGGTCGCAGGGAGGTTATTGCGGAAATGAAGCGAGATCCGCAAAAGGAAGTACCGACGGGCGGCCGGGCCTATTGGGGCTTGTCACACGAATTACTCATCGAAGACTTCTACACCAGAATTGGTGACCCCGAGCCGTTCTGGATTAATCCTGATGAAGCCCTTAAGTCACTGGTTATCGTCAAGGAGCTCTACCGCCAGAGTTACCCGACACGTCTTGAGACCGTGTCCTGA